In a genomic window of Legionella birminghamensis:
- a CDS encoding Tn3 family transposase, with translation MAVDFLTAEQKAQYGQYAGEPNEIQLARYFHLDKTDLAFIGLRRGDHNRLGFALQLTSVRFLGTFLIDLSLIPLNVQIFVANQLSITDITILNNYAKRDTTKREHTALIREYYGYRDFAEWPWVFRLSRLLYAKAWINNERPSLLFDFSTTWLVQNKIVLPGESTLSRLISEIRERSAQRLWKRLSFLPAKKQKIELEAILQVPKGERSSRFDYYRKGPVTISALAFKEAIKRYLELQAFGFSNFDFSHIPPARLKNLARHAGVISANKISRMPENKRIATLVAFVRTYETIALDDALELLDLLITEISGNAKKIGQKKRLRTLKDLDKSALTLARACEILLNENANNTRLRESIFSSISKENMLESVNVINQLARPMDDNFHDEMVDQYGKVRRFLPRALNNITFKAASAGKDTLKALTYLASKSSSRKKTLKNPPVEIITQPWRRLVFDKEGNVTTHGYTLCFLDKLQDSLRRRDLYVENSDRFGDTRAKLIQDAIWNNNRIQICRSLGHQIEPHDAIESLTSRLDATYKKVATNFENNNAITIDDSGKHPSLTITNLDKLDAAPSLDLLSEQIKALLPQVDLTELILEIHAHTGFLDEFTHVSESNARADDLSISMCAVLLAEACNIGLEPLIKHHIPALTRHRLTWVKQNYIRAETLVRANAKLVNHQSTIPLAKKWGGGDVASADGMRFVTPIRTINAGPNRKYFGSSKGITWYNFVSDQFSGFHGIVIPGTLRDSIFILEGLLEQQTVLNPTEIMTDTAGASDMVFGLFWLLGYQFSPRLADVGEAVFWRIDKEADYGVLNDLARGCANTQRVEQHWDDMMRIAGSLKLSTVQASELIRSLLKSDKPSSLAKAIIEVGRINKTLYLLNYIDDEDYRRRILTQLNRGEGRHRVARIICHGQRGEIRKRYREGQEDQLGALGLVTNAVVLWNTIYMDAARNYLEQKSIIIKEEDEARISPLQHGHINVLGHYSFTLSDSIMKGQLRPFNQLVEEVTETP, from the coding sequence ATGGCAGTAGATTTTTTAACCGCAGAACAAAAAGCACAATATGGTCAGTATGCAGGTGAACCCAATGAAATTCAGCTTGCGCGCTATTTTCACTTGGATAAAACAGACTTGGCATTTATTGGCTTAAGACGTGGTGATCACAACCGACTTGGTTTTGCCCTTCAATTAACCTCAGTCCGATTTTTAGGGACATTTCTTATAGATTTGTCACTTATACCCCTTAATGTTCAAATTTTTGTTGCTAATCAATTATCAATCACTGACATCACCATACTAAATAATTATGCCAAACGTGATACAACGAAACGGGAGCATACTGCACTTATCCGAGAATATTATGGGTATCGAGATTTTGCTGAATGGCCATGGGTATTTCGTTTGAGTCGACTACTTTATGCCAAAGCATGGATAAATAATGAAAGACCAAGTTTGTTATTCGATTTCTCTACAACATGGCTGGTTCAAAACAAAATAGTTTTACCGGGTGAGTCTACCTTATCCAGATTAATTTCTGAAATCCGAGAAAGATCTGCTCAGAGATTATGGAAACGTTTATCCTTTTTGCCAGCAAAAAAACAAAAAATTGAACTTGAAGCCATTCTGCAAGTACCCAAAGGAGAACGCTCGTCTCGCTTTGATTACTATCGAAAAGGGCCTGTAACAATCAGTGCCCTAGCATTTAAAGAGGCAATTAAGCGTTATCTGGAGTTACAGGCTTTTGGATTTAGTAATTTTGATTTTTCTCATATCCCTCCTGCACGATTAAAAAATTTGGCACGTCATGCGGGTGTAATTTCTGCAAACAAAATATCAAGGATGCCTGAAAATAAACGAATTGCCACTTTAGTAGCCTTCGTTAGAACCTACGAAACTATAGCTCTTGATGATGCATTAGAGTTGCTAGATCTGCTTATTACAGAAATTTCAGGTAATGCAAAAAAAATTGGCCAGAAAAAAAGATTACGAACATTAAAGGATTTAGATAAGTCTGCCCTGACCTTGGCAAGAGCCTGTGAGATCCTTTTAAATGAAAATGCGAATAATACTCGGTTACGTGAATCTATTTTTTCTTCGATATCTAAGGAAAATATGCTTGAATCAGTTAATGTTATAAATCAATTGGCTCGCCCAATGGATGATAATTTTCATGATGAAATGGTGGATCAATATGGAAAAGTTCGTAGATTCCTTCCTCGGGCACTAAATAATATAACATTTAAAGCGGCATCAGCAGGAAAAGATACTTTAAAGGCATTAACTTATCTTGCAAGCAAGAGCTCATCACGAAAGAAAACGCTCAAAAATCCACCCGTTGAAATCATTACTCAACCATGGAGGCGGTTGGTTTTTGATAAGGAAGGGAATGTTACAACACATGGTTACACTCTATGTTTCCTAGATAAGTTACAAGATAGCCTGAGGAGAAGAGATCTTTATGTTGAGAATAGTGATCGATTTGGAGACACTCGGGCCAAATTAATCCAAGATGCCATTTGGAATAACAACAGAATACAGATTTGTCGCTCCTTGGGGCATCAAATAGAACCTCACGATGCCATAGAAAGCCTAACGAGTCGACTAGATGCTACTTATAAAAAAGTCGCTACCAATTTTGAGAATAATAATGCCATTACAATCGATGATTCAGGTAAACATCCTTCACTAACTATTACGAACTTAGATAAACTTGATGCGGCACCTAGCTTAGATCTGCTTAGCGAACAAATTAAAGCATTATTGCCTCAGGTTGATCTTACCGAACTGATTCTTGAAATCCATGCGCATACTGGGTTTCTTGATGAGTTTACTCATGTTAGTGAATCAAATGCGCGTGCAGATGATCTTTCAATTAGTATGTGTGCAGTACTTTTGGCAGAGGCCTGTAATATTGGACTTGAACCATTAATAAAACATCATATTCCTGCACTAACTCGTCATCGCCTAACTTGGGTTAAACAAAATTATATCCGCGCTGAAACATTGGTTCGAGCTAATGCAAAACTAGTTAATCATCAGTCTACTATTCCTCTAGCAAAAAAATGGGGTGGTGGCGATGTAGCCTCTGCTGATGGTATGCGTTTCGTTACACCTATTCGTACAATTAACGCTGGTCCTAATAGAAAATATTTTGGCTCTAGCAAGGGAATTACCTGGTATAATTTTGTTTCAGATCAATTTTCAGGATTTCATGGCATTGTTATACCAGGAACATTAAGAGACTCCATCTTTATTTTAGAGGGATTGCTTGAACAACAAACGGTTTTAAATCCAACTGAAATTATGACTGATACAGCAGGTGCTAGTGACATGGTATTTGGCTTATTCTGGCTACTTGGATATCAATTTTCACCACGACTCGCAGATGTTGGCGAAGCAGTGTTCTGGCGTATAGATAAAGAAGCTGATTATGGTGTACTCAATGATCTGGCTCGTGGTTGCGCTAATACGCAACGTGTAGAACAACATTGGGATGACATGATGAGAATAGCCGGTTCACTGAAGCTTAGTACCGTCCAGGCATCAGAACTTATTCGTTCTTTATTAAAAAGCGACAAACCATCAAGTTTGGCAAAGGCAATTATTGAGGTTGGTCGAATTAATAAAACACTGTATCTTCTTAACTATATTGATGATGAAGATTATCGTCGTCGAATACTAACCCAATTGAACCGTGGTGAAGGAAGGCACCGTGTTGCCAGAATCATTTGTCATGGCCAACGCGGAGAAATTCGTAAACGTTATCGTGAGGGACAAGAAGATCAGCTTGGAGCCCTTGGTTTAGTGACTAATGCTGTCGTTCTCTGGAATACTATTTATATGGATGCGGCACGGAATTATTTAGAACAGAAATCCATAATCATAAAAGAGGAAGACGAAGCCAGGATTTCACCTCTTCAACATGGCCATATTAATGTTCTTGGCCACTATTCATTTACTCTAAGTGATTCGATTATGAAAGGCCAGCTAAGACCATTTAATCAGCTAGTGGAGGAGGTTACTGAAACTCCTTAG
- a CDS encoding recombinase family protein, with product MRLFGYARVSTNQQSLDIQIKELKDAGVKSHRLFTDKATGSHCDRDGLQTLRIKVEEGDVILVKKLDRLGRDTADMIQLIKEFDAMGVSIRFLDDGISTEGPMGKMVVTILAAVAQAERQRILERTNEGRIDAKLKGVKFGRKRTVDRDKIISLYTSGIGATEIAKQIGIGRSTVYKLLQDKVR from the coding sequence ATGCGGCTCTTTGGATATGCTCGTGTTTCAACCAATCAGCAATCTTTAGACATTCAAATTAAAGAGCTCAAGGATGCTGGTGTTAAATCACATCGACTATTTACGGACAAAGCTACTGGTAGTCATTGTGATCGTGATGGATTACAAACGCTTCGTATTAAAGTTGAGGAAGGTGATGTCATTTTGGTTAAAAAATTGGATAGACTCGGACGAGACACTGCGGATATGATTCAATTAATCAAAGAATTTGATGCTATGGGAGTATCAATTCGTTTCCTCGATGATGGAATCAGTACAGAAGGTCCTATGGGAAAAATGGTAGTAACCATTTTAGCTGCTGTTGCCCAGGCAGAACGTCAACGTATCCTTGAGCGAACGAATGAAGGTCGCATTGATGCTAAACTCAAAGGAGTGAAGTTTGGACGAAAACGCACTGTAGACAGAGATAAAATTATTTCACTTTATACTTCTGGCATAGGCGCAACAGAAATTGCTAAGCAAATCGGAATTGGCAGATCAACCGTATATAAACTGCTTCAAGATAAGGTTAGATGA
- a CDS encoding Na+/H+ antiporter NhaA, with product MPINPQLPKEPIHLISKPFVYYIRVETSTACLLLLFTVVSLIIANSPWSSSFLSIWEISLGIHVGTFEFSRSVHAWINDGLMTLFFFFVSLELKREIVFGELREPRKAAFPIMAALGGMLLPALMYLMLQSGGPGQKGWGTVMATDTAFVIGCLALLGKHIPQSLRMFMLSLAIIDDIGAILVVAIGYSHGLSWTALFISVLGLFFIQIMKNLGIRNISAYFFVGSFIWMAIDASGIHPTVTGVILGLMTPTKTWVSDKRLHMILEHMVSYPLESTGSYSRKWCMTK from the coding sequence GTGCCTATAAATCCACAATTACCTAAAGAACCCATTCATCTGATATCAAAACCTTTTGTGTACTATATTCGTGTTGAGACAAGTACAGCATGCTTATTATTGTTATTTACCGTTGTTTCACTAATTATTGCAAATTCTCCTTGGTCAAGCTCTTTTTTATCTATTTGGGAAATATCATTAGGAATCCACGTGGGTACTTTCGAATTTTCTCGCTCAGTGCACGCATGGATTAATGATGGCTTAATGACGTTGTTTTTCTTTTTTGTCTCTTTAGAATTGAAAAGAGAAATAGTATTTGGTGAGCTACGAGAGCCCAGGAAGGCCGCATTTCCTATTATGGCCGCCTTGGGCGGAATGCTCCTGCCTGCTCTAATGTATCTCATGCTCCAATCCGGCGGACCAGGGCAGAAAGGATGGGGCACGGTTATGGCCACTGATACTGCTTTTGTGATTGGCTGCTTGGCACTTCTGGGTAAACATATTCCTCAAAGCCTCCGTATGTTCATGTTGTCCCTGGCGATTATTGATGATATTGGCGCGATTTTGGTTGTTGCCATCGGATATAGTCACGGCCTTTCTTGGACAGCTCTTTTTATATCGGTATTAGGGTTGTTTTTTATACAAATAATGAAAAACCTGGGGATTCGAAATATTAGCGCCTATTTTTTTGTTGGTTCTTTCATTTGGATGGCAATAGATGCATCAGGAATTCATCCCACGGTAACCGGAGTTATTTTAGGATTAATGACTCCTACTAAAACTTGGGTAAGTGATAAACGACTACATATGATTTTAGAACACATGGTTTCATATCCACTGGAGAGCACTGGGAGTTATAGTCGAAAGTGGTGTATGACAAAATAA
- a CDS encoding IS256 family transposase, which translates to MKDCNLKQSSTPAVAKGFEDPLTEVLRQGAKELIRKAVEAELSEMLSAYSDVRLLDGRPAVVRNGYLPARQLQTGIGEVEVQVPKVRDRSGSGIHFSSQLLPPYLRRTKSMEELIPWLYLKGLSTGDYTEALSALVGESARGLSANTVSRLKEKWLDEHKEWQRQDLSDKRYVYWWADGIYSKVRMDDKVCLLVIIGVTESGVKELVAVNDGYRESAASWSEVLTDLRQRGLPTAPKLAVGDGALGFWSALGAIYPETRQQRCWVHKTANVLNKLPKSMQPKVKAALHEIWMASTKEEAYKAFDNTVELYSAKYPKAMECLAKDKEELLAFYDFPAEHWIHIRTTNPIESAFATVRLRTNKSRNCGSRDTTLAMVFKLMEVAQKRWIKIRGFNLLTLVVNNVKFVNGVQVNEQSNRVAA; encoded by the coding sequence ATGAAGGATTGTAATCTAAAGCAGTCATCGACACCAGCGGTAGCCAAGGGCTTTGAAGACCCGTTAACGGAGGTGTTGAGACAAGGAGCAAAAGAGTTGATAAGGAAAGCGGTTGAGGCCGAACTATCAGAGATGCTCTCAGCGTACTCAGACGTGCGTTTACTGGATGGTCGTCCAGCAGTAGTCAGGAATGGTTATCTCCCCGCGAGACAGCTTCAGACGGGGATAGGAGAAGTAGAGGTTCAAGTCCCGAAGGTACGAGATCGTAGCGGTTCAGGTATTCATTTTAGCAGTCAGTTGTTGCCGCCCTACTTGAGACGGACGAAGAGCATGGAAGAACTCATTCCTTGGCTGTATTTAAAAGGGTTATCAACAGGAGATTATACAGAAGCCTTATCCGCGTTAGTTGGCGAGAGTGCGCGCGGACTGTCAGCCAATACAGTGTCGCGATTAAAAGAAAAATGGCTTGATGAACACAAAGAGTGGCAACGCCAGGATTTAAGCGACAAACGCTATGTTTATTGGTGGGCTGATGGTATTTACAGCAAGGTTCGCATGGATGACAAGGTGTGCCTTCTAGTCATCATTGGTGTTACTGAGAGCGGGGTAAAAGAGCTTGTAGCGGTTAATGATGGGTATCGAGAGTCCGCAGCGAGCTGGAGTGAGGTGCTTACTGACCTGCGCCAACGAGGCCTTCCAACGGCTCCGAAGTTAGCCGTGGGGGATGGGGCATTGGGATTCTGGAGTGCCCTTGGAGCCATTTACCCTGAAACACGGCAACAGCGGTGCTGGGTGCACAAAACAGCGAATGTATTAAACAAGCTACCCAAATCGATGCAGCCAAAGGTAAAGGCCGCTTTGCATGAGATTTGGATGGCATCGACCAAAGAAGAGGCCTATAAGGCGTTTGATAATACGGTGGAGCTTTACAGCGCTAAGTACCCAAAAGCGATGGAGTGCCTGGCCAAGGACAAAGAGGAACTGTTGGCCTTCTACGATTTTCCGGCCGAACACTGGATTCACATACGGACAACCAATCCCATTGAATCTGCCTTCGCTACAGTGCGTCTGAGGACTAATAAGTCCAGAAACTGTGGCTCCAGAGACACCACCCTGGCAATGGTCTTTAAGCTCATGGAAGTGGCTCAAAAACGATGGATTAAAATTAGAGGGTTTAACCTATTAACATTAGTTGTTAATAATGTGAAATTTGTAAACGGAGTGCAAGTTAATGAGCAGTCAAACAGAGTGGCCGCCTAA
- a CDS encoding Na+/H+ antiporter NhaA: MTEVAAREVLSPVERLEFFLHPWIGYLVLPLFALANAGIPISSADFTHEITAAVFLGFILGKPLGVFGFSFIAVFLGLATRPKDLNWILLAGGSILAGIGFTMAIFIANLAFNQEVINAARLGILLASIFCAVAGVLFILIYKFFKP, from the coding sequence GTGACTGAAGTAGCTGCTCGTGAGGTTCTTTCTCCAGTTGAGCGATTGGAGTTTTTTTTACACCCATGGATCGGCTATCTAGTTTTACCTTTATTTGCCTTAGCTAATGCAGGCATACCTATATCTTCTGCAGATTTTACTCATGAAATTACCGCTGCGGTATTTTTAGGCTTCATTTTAGGGAAACCCCTAGGTGTTTTTGGGTTTAGTTTTATCGCCGTATTTTTGGGGTTAGCAACTCGACCTAAAGATCTTAATTGGATTTTGTTAGCTGGTGGCAGTATATTAGCTGGGATTGGATTTACAATGGCTATTTTTATCGCTAATTTAGCGTTCAATCAAGAAGTTATCAATGCTGCTCGTTTAGGGATACTATTGGCCAGTATTTTTTGTGCTGTAGCAGGAGTTTTATTTATTTTAATATATAAGTTTTTTAAGCCCTAA
- a CDS encoding DUF932 domain-containing protein, with product MLPVLSKEKLFKLAPSIFTQAKSHQTSTKYSPISTEQVIDKLMSEGFFPTWATQTKSQNQESKVFAKHMLRFQRHDVMQNNQGLYPELVLINSHDGLSSYRLIAGLFRVVCGNGLIAGQSYDEIRIKHQGNVIENVIEGTYKVIETANNMLDASDDMASIHLNDEEKMIFAEAAHSLKFSDTEGGMSVNPQSLLQPRRYRDQTDNDLFTVFNILQENLIKGGIRGHRFNK from the coding sequence ATGTTACCCGTATTATCAAAAGAAAAATTATTCAAATTAGCGCCATCCATCTTCACACAAGCAAAATCTCATCAAACCAGCACCAAGTACTCCCCCATCTCAACTGAGCAAGTCATTGATAAACTCATGTCAGAAGGGTTTTTCCCCACTTGGGCAACTCAGACCAAAAGCCAGAACCAAGAATCAAAAGTATTTGCAAAGCACATGCTTCGTTTTCAACGCCATGATGTCATGCAAAATAATCAGGGACTTTACCCAGAACTGGTTCTCATTAATTCTCATGACGGTTTGTCATCCTATCGCTTAATCGCTGGTCTTTTCAGGGTTGTCTGTGGTAATGGACTGATTGCAGGACAATCGTATGACGAAATCAGAATTAAACATCAGGGCAATGTGATTGAAAATGTCATTGAAGGCACCTATAAGGTGATAGAAACGGCGAATAACATGCTTGATGCATCGGATGATATGGCCTCAATTCATCTGAACGATGAGGAAAAAATGATTTTTGCCGAAGCAGCCCATTCACTAAAATTCTCGGATACAGAGGGAGGCATGAGCGTTAATCCTCAGAGTTTATTGCAACCAAGGCGTTATAGGGATCAAACAGATAATGATCTATTTACCGTGTTCAATATCCTTCAAGAAAATTTAATTAAAGGCGGGATCCGTGGCCATCGTTTCAATAAATAG
- a CDS encoding type II toxin-antitoxin system RelE/ParE family toxin has protein sequence MIIKFYQKQSGKNPVAEFLNDLPSDEIARLAGCLKSVEELGFDSPRVQFRQIKGSLWEIKIKTSRSGYRFFYVCIQKEIIVLLHAYKKQSQKAPKQDIELAEKRMMEVYDNESTYLK, from the coding sequence ATGATAATAAAATTTTACCAAAAACAATCGGGCAAGAACCCTGTGGCGGAATTTCTAAACGATTTGCCGTCTGACGAAATTGCGCGGCTTGCCGGCTGTTTAAAAAGTGTTGAAGAGCTGGGCTTTGATAGTCCAAGAGTACAGTTCAGGCAGATAAAAGGCTCGCTTTGGGAAATTAAAATTAAAACATCCCGCAGTGGTTACCGTTTTTTTTACGTGTGTATTCAAAAAGAAATCATTGTTCTTTTGCATGCTTACAAAAAACAATCGCAGAAAGCACCCAAGCAAGACATTGAACTGGCTGAAAAACGAATGATGGAGGTATACGATAATGAAAGCACTTACCTTAAATGA
- a CDS encoding helix-turn-helix domain-containing protein translates to MKALTLNEFIDDKIKQVEEFAKHYEREQIINNIAAMIVNARKKRNMTQSELANKIGTKQSVISRLESGNSSFIPSLETLVKIADALNMHLKLQLQA, encoded by the coding sequence ATGAAAGCACTTACCTTAAATGAATTTATTGACGACAAAATTAAACAGGTTGAAGAATTTGCCAAACACTATGAGCGTGAGCAAATTATTAATAATATAGCTGCAATGATTGTAAATGCCCGTAAAAAACGCAATATGACCCAATCCGAATTGGCTAATAAAATTGGAACTAAACAATCGGTCATTTCTCGTCTGGAAAGCGGCAATAGTTCATTTATTCCCTCTTTGGAAACCTTGGTTAAGATTGCGGATGCACTCAACATGCATTTAAAACTACAATTACAGGCTTAA